The sequence ACGTTGTCCATTGAAAGAACGAGATTCCATAACAATGCCAACATGACCATACTGTGTAAAATCTCCTGTACTAGTGAAAGAAATGATTGCACCGCGCTTGGGTAGCCCTTGATTCGTTAAGGGCTCAAACAAATTAGAGTGTTGCCTTGCTACTCCTCCAGCAACATCTCTGCCATGACCATAAGCCCTTGTAGCTGTGCTTCTGTTAAAGAAAACTTCCTGCAAGTAGCGTACAACCAGAGTCACACATTGCCCTCGCGAGTCCCAACCTAGATTATCAAGACGTGAAATCGCATACTGGCCGTTTGCCCAACGGAAGAACTCCTCTGCTTTTTGCGTAGATGGTGAGTTAATGGTGCCGTTAGAACTTAACCAACGCTGGTTGGGATTATTAGCGTCGCATCCCCATAAGTGCACCTTGCCGCCATTTGTCCGGGTAGGAGTATCAATGCAGAGATTGGTTCCCACTAGTTTGAGTTGTACGAGATTACTACCTAAGCTGTTGATCTGCCAGTTTTGATCGGGATCGTTGGGGTTGCAAGGCCAGGTGTTGAATTCTGCACCATTGAACTTACGGTAAGCATTGATACAGTTCCCCGTCGTTCGGTTTTTCAGCAGAACCCCACCCCGATTGCCCTGGAGA is a genomic window of Alkalinema sp. FACHB-956 containing:
- a CDS encoding ricin-type beta-trefoil lectin domain protein, with product MLKSRTKTFAFAIIPALLSATAVAGQAQAETLSIGGKALNTNRAFSRIDGQPRVTIWDRVSGDPDQDFQRLQGNRGGVLLKNRTTGNCINAYRKFNGAEFNTWPCNPNDPDQNWQINSLGSNLVQLKLVGTNLCIDTPTRTNGGKVHLWGCDANNPNQRWLSSNGTINSPSTQKAEEFFRWANGQYAISRLDNLGWDSRGQCVTLVVRYLQEVFFNRSTATRAYGHGRDVAGGVARQHSNLFEPLTNQGLPKRGAIISFTSTGDFTQYGHVGIVMESRSFNGQRQIKLMDSNANGGAPNTSVRTTDWINMDSYSGRVVGWTNPR